The nucleotide sequence TTGCAGCTGTATTCAAACAAACACAGTGGGAAAATGAAGGGAGAGCgagggagagacagacagagaaaagagGAGGACGAACAGCAGAAAGAGCATTGAGCAGGACGGTAAAGAGGAGGAGGCGTGGTTCTCCACCCCTCATTTTCCAGCTCATTTGGTAGGACAGTGGGCAACAGTGAGCCCATTTACCCTGATCTTTTAACCCCAGTCAGACACCTGCTGTtggagtgtgtgaatgtgtgtgtgtgtgtgtgtgtgagacgatGGCACTGGTGGTGAGACGGTGCCAGACAGAAACGAAACGGTTCTACAAAACATATGTCAACTGTACATTTTCTGGTTCATTCATTTGTCATTTGActaaaatatggatttttgatttctaaatgaaaaagaaaccaataaattcaaaataaaagtgatCTAATAAGCTCTCATCTCTTAGTTCATTCTTCTTTTAagagtttctctctctttctttatctgGCTAATCTGTTGTAATCCTCCAATTGATGAAGTGGTTTTATCTGACTTTATCTGACAGAGAAGacggtaaaaacaaataaaacaacatagaacattgacttttacattttattttttatgaacatttCCGAGACATTGTTTATCATCTGAATGAATTTTTACATATAATagaatgtttttaatcaaatttataaTAAGGTGTAACAGAGAAAGCTCTTAATGACTGTATATTAGGGaattaagattaaaataataacaataataacgatcttaataaaagtgaaaatatttaTCTAGCATAATTGCTTTTTTTCATTCCTTTTTcaataaaaacttaaatctgaATGAATATTTACGTAATGCAATTCTAATATTTCGAAGTGTTATAGAGAAAGTTATATGTTATAAGTGTTACTGAGCAAGCTTTTTGTTCTGGGGTCAAGGCTGTCAAGGTTAAAAAGCCCTTATGTGGGCGATGAATGAGAACAAAGTGGACATTTGGCAAAGAACAACACCTCAATGTCACGGACTGAATTTCAATGCTTTATTCTTTAGCCATACGAAAAAGCTTCATTTTAAAAACTACCAAAAGTAGTAATATTTAGTAGCTCTTGCTTCATTGCATGCATAACAATAGTGCACAGCATCACCTTCTAGCTGTCACTGAGTGTAACAGTAAAGGCAACATAAACAGAAAGGCAGAGAAAACAACTGATATACATTATCATACATTATCATACTGCGAGTATAGTGGATCAAACAATGAGATACCTAAAgctcataaatgcataaaatattaacTGATAAAATATGAGCTGCGACTACAATGCTCACACTATAAACTGTAAGCGTTCCCTCTCTTCATCAGCAATGCCCACAGTCATTCACACATCAACAGCATGTTTAAACAGCATGTGGAAAATACTCCGCCCTTCTTAGGAAAGTACAGGTACAGTTATTTAGATTAGTTCGCTGCAGATCTAGATTTCAATCGCAGAATTACAGTCACCATATTTTATAAACACGTTAACCATTATCATGATTATTTTGTGGGATATTCATCATTAGGGTTCAATTAAAATCATCTGTTCCCCTTCTGCCAATCACATTCCGGAATCAGGGGCGTGTAGGAGTCTGTCCATTAAACGGCTGGCAGGATGACGCTCCTCTGGCCTCGGACTGAGTGAGAAGGGTGTGTGTCTCTGTGGGCTCAGAGTTTGGACTCTCTTCTGATGAGCTGGATGGGACATGCAGCCCAAGAGCTTCCTGTACTTTCAGAGACAGCTCCTGAGGACAGAGCAGTCAGAAAGCACTATGTAGTTTGCATGACCAGCAGGGGTATTTTTCAGAGCATATCAGCAGTCATATCTGTCCCATCTCACCTTGCAGTTTGTCAGCTGCAAATAAATCGCCTCTGCTCCACAGAGAACTGACTGCAGATCCAGCTTCATGGTCAGCTCATTAAtgtgctggacacacacacacacacaggttacaCGTTTAGAATCAACTGACATTTTCCCCGTTCTGCTTTATATTTTCATGGGCTTAAACAATTCTATGCTTACCTTCAGTATAGAGTTAAAATCATGATTTGAACCAATCAGCTCCCCTTTTTGTGACTCAAGAATGGAGCAGGCCATAAGTAAGTGGAAGTTTTCACAAGGCAGACGAGTCCACAGAACCTGCAAAACACTGCTGTTGTTACCATTCAATAAAACTACTCaaatcttgaaataaaatactatataaattgTAGATGAAAaccttaaactaaactaaaactagtGAGACAAAAAcggagataaaaaataaataaatctgaatagaaatctataaaaatcatataataatcttaatattacaaaatctaaaactaaaactgaaataaaaataaatgaaatttgagtagaaatagaaaaaaaaaatctagaaatactgaaattaaatggaataaaaataaatttaatttcagaagaaatattaaaaagtctAATACTAcagaaactgaaataataataaatgggatttgagtagaaatatttaaaaaaatcaagaaatacTGAAACTAaaacggaaataaaaataaatgaaatagaaacagaaatataaaaaaagaacattacaaaaactgaaacttaaaaataaatcaaatctaaatagaaacatataaaaaaaatgacaatcacAAAATTgcttacatataaaataaaaacaagaacatAAAGCTACTTTATACCCAGAgcttttacatatacatatatacatacatatatacatacatatatatatatatatatatatatatatattgataacactgaTGAGAAGagcatttttaataattgaatataacaaatcattattaaaaatctacattttgtgCTGCTTTTGTGCATGAAAATAAACTGATAGCAGATTGAGTATTCTTTTAAAGTTACTTAAACTGCAGGATATAACAGGAAACTACTGTAAGCTCACATGCTGTGTGTCAGCATATTTGgctaaaatatattaattcaaatgaattataaacatattatatttaatatatcatcAATTATGATGAAAGTCatagaaaacaatacaaataaccTCCCTCTTACCTCCCAAAGACTCAAGATGTCTTCAAAAGAGAATTCTCTCTTAAACCAAATCAGCAACCAACGGAAACAGAAACAAAGTGAACCACTGTCCTGAGAGTCtaacagagaggaaaaaaaataaaaaataaattttttaaccaACTGGGCCTCCATGCATTAGCCGTTAGAGGGAAAAACACACAACTAGAAGGTAGAGGTTTCTAGAGATTAGTACCCAGGTAGTCACACAGCTCTGGATCAAGTGCTCTCAGCAGGAGGCTGAGCTGAAGCAGCTGCTGTTTCATAGCCTCTTGAGACTCTTCAAagttttggtgctaaagaaagAGAAAGGCTTTATATCCACAGCTAACGCATCGATCGAACAACACAATCAAAAAACAAGTGTGTTTACTGACCACTAAATCCATAAAGCCTGTCAGACACCAGAAGGACTCCACCTCATTCTGGGTAACAAAGAGGAGAGGAGCCAGAAGATCACTCATCCCCTGGACATAACCTGCAGAGcgcagtgagagagaaagagtgatgaGAGACACAACAGCATCCTCTGGTGGTCTGTAGCTGGAGTTAAAACAACAGACAACGCACATACCCAGATCGAAGTTAAACATGCAGTACGTCATCAGTACGTCGTGGAGCAGAGTAAGTCCCGGGTTGTCATTCCCAGAAAAGAAGGAATTGTGTCTGTCCGTTCGATTCACATCCCGTTCTGTCCAATCAAAGAGCAGGAGCAAGTCAGATGTAGAAAGTGACCGGTCACACTTGCTGTAGGATCTATGACACAGCTGAACGTACCTATGAGGCTACGGTAGCCTCGGAAGAGAGAGTTCCTCATCTCCTGATCTTCACTTACTGACTTCCACTGAACCTTCATCCTGAAATACTCATCCCTGAAGAGACAAATAACAGACGCAAAGAGCGCAATATTAGAAGAATAAGTCATGTTTTAGAAGAAAAAGAGGCAGGGTAGACACATTATTGGCCATATCTTTCAGGTTTATGTGTATGAATTAAGTTTCGTATATATGGTAGATTAGAACGTAGAAATGCAAGTATAATTGCTGTTCTCaaaatttgaggtcagtaagCTTTTATTCATAAAGGTGCATTAAATAtagaatgtaataataaaaaaaaacttttcaaataaattctatttttcttttctgaaaaggtttcactgtttccacaaaaatattctgtagcacaactgttttcaacattgataatactaaaaatgttttcttgagcatcaaatcatcatattagaatgatttctgaaggatcatgtgacgctgaagactggaggaatgatcctggaaatacagctttaccatcacaggtataaaatacttttaaaattatattatatattataaattacatgagattacaatagaaaacttattttaaatggtcataatatttcacaatattactgtttttactgcattttagttcaaataaatgtaacctctgtgagcataagagagtactgactccaaacttttggacAGCAGTTCATCATATCCTGTGCTAAGCTTAGGTCTAAAGAGAAAAATGACACAGGAAACCACAACCGCCTCAAATGAATTAGGTAGTCGTATGGTAGATTAGATCttagaaatgtaaatataattaaccCTTCACAAAAAACTGCCCTCCTTAGTTACTGTTTCTATTTCTGACAAGTCATTGTGCCCTCACACCACACATCATGtcacacagtgaaaaatacatcgctgaacaaagaggaaactgacaacgACAGAGCAAGTTACTTTTGCTATGAAACAAAGTCTTAGCACtcaaattttgtaattttttaagaaattcagaCAATACTGTTTTTTGGCTCTTTAATGTATCGTGACAGATCCGTTCAAGAGTCACGTGAGCCGGTCAtctattcatatttaaatcataaaataaacatgaatgaacatcagaaaatattttatttcaacagcGGAGAGATGTCAATACACAccatttttaaagtttaagtCCACGGAAGTTAATTTACTACCCTGTCTGGTTTGTCTGTCGATAAAATAGGCGGATTCGACAtcatgattggtcagatcacctgtcagtcaaactctttaaagggggggtgaaatgctatttcatgcatacttagttttttacactgttaaagagttggattcccatgctaaacatggacaaagtttcaaaaattaagttgtacgtttgaaggagtatttttgttccaaaataacctcttccggtttgtcacaagtttcggaaagtttttttcgagtatggctctgtgtgacgttagatggagcggaatttccttatatgggtcctgaggcacttcagcagagcactgagaggctgagcgcagcctgatcagagcgagagcgtcgcgaaaagtcacaaaagaagtgtgtttttggttgccagggcaagacaaccctgcacagattaccaaaagagaaacagcattaagggaccagtggatggagtttatttttacagagcatcaacggagttgtgcaagtgtttttgtttgttccctgcatttcggattgcacatcgtttatttcttaaggataatgcagtcccaacagaaaagggtcacgattgtgtgttggaaccacatgcggtgagtaaaactgcttcaaatatctctgtgttgttaacttagctatcagcgcataagcacatcaagtaaacaacatgcaatgttgttatcaaactgcactttccacatgtacagcttaaaaaaaaaaaaagacgacaaattggaacttagtcattttccaaaaccgctaagcaaatatatacattttcagaaaataccACAtggagacgcctttgctgatgctgctcttgttaaatttcagcatctggatctgtgtcacagcttccaaacgctctcaactcaaaagccttactggcgctcgtgattctttagctccgcccacacgtcacgcctccaggcgctcgtgtttttccgggaaaaatcggtacagactatctttctcttataaatataataaaaataaagactttttggagttatgaaggatgcagtactactctataggtactcaagattaacaggatattgagtgaaaacgagcatttcaccccccctttaacagtgGTCAGTTGCTGTTATAATTCATCCAGCAGAGTTCAGTAAGCTTTTATTCAGCAGAAAtgcatcaaattaatcaaaaggaatcatttcaaattagggctgaaatgattcctcgagtaactcgattacaaaaaattatcgaggcagaggaatttgcctcgataattttttgtaatcgagttactcgataaaagcctcttttaatttattttaaatctcacgtcaggttctttcgcaatgttttttttttttttgtgacacaaCGGGgtacgtcacccacaaagtggaaggagacacaagcgctgaGTCTGAAATCGCaaactgcaaggagtcagcagtgttttgatttgagggcgcgggcaaacgtaaagagaacgtcgtggcgtgcgtccattgcaagatagagctggcataccacaactagggccctgtGATTTCCCGATGCAGAAAAAGCGGCGGGAATcaaaaaacggaatttacagtttaacacggAATTTGAcaaattatgaatgaatgaatcaaaaacGGGTAattggactaatatctgtaaatattatcattataatctatttaaatataaatcctgcatgttctgtgtgtctctgttaatgaacgGAGCAGAAGCAtgacttcctttatcacacacactgaagcgagATTTCAGCATctgatgtctcactaaataaggacgtgagcAAAGgaaaaatattcgatagctacagccctattTCAAATGACTTCTGTTATTTTTATCCTAAAAAGGTTTCACTGCTTgctaaaatattactgttttcagcactgataatactAAAAATGCTTCTTgaacagtaaatcagcatattaaaatgatttctgaaggatcatgtgacgcttaagactggagtaatgatgctggaaatacagctttacaatcacaggaataaaatacattttaaaatatattacaacagaaagaatgtattataaatgtcataatattactatttttactgcagttttgttcaaataaacgcagcctctGTGAGAATACTTGTTTtatatgaagaaataaactcactGACCCCAACATTTTTGACAGTAGTACATATCCTGTGCTAAGCTTATGTCTAAAGAGATATAATTGAATACTGACACAGTAAACCACAACAGCTGCAAATGGTTAACTGggtacacttttttttgttttttttaacccctttgtggtttgtgtttgaacaAAATGTGTTTAGCTCACGTTTTCACCCGAAGGATGTCCTCTCTCTCTTTGGTTGTGCTGTCCCACGGGTAGAAGCCCAGTAAGAACTTCCACACCTCCTTCCGCAGAGATGGAACAATGCCCTAGAAAAAGCAGGAAAGGTTTGACTCAATGGTCCCTTTATTGGTTTGTggcatgtaaacaggattagaaaTATCGCTGAAACCTAGACGGACCCCTCTAAACACCAGCTTCTTGACCTTCTGTGGATCAGTGACACGGCCCTCTGGATCCAAAAACCGATCCCAGTTATCCAAAGGCTTTCCTCTTTTGACCTCCGGTCTGGGGCCGAGCTCTGCCCCCTGGTGGAATACAATCTCTTTTTTAAGTTTATGCACAATCGGCATTTATACACAAACAGCCAGCAGGACTCTCCGTAACTCACGCAGGTAATGAGCTCAAAGCCTGGCTCCTCATCAGCGGAGTGTGGGAAATGGGCATCTTGTGGCGAGCGGTTACCGAGGGGCGACTCTGGGTGTCTAAGAGCTCCCCGGAAGAAGTTAGTCACTTTGGAGAAGCCCCCAAACGTGGTCGCGTAAGGGTCCTGAATGAACCTCTGTAGATAGGACCAGTCGGATGGCATGTTTACAGGACCTCTGAAACTATGGCTTCAACCTCATTAAAACACAACATACATGACTTACAGACACTAGATCTGCACTGGTATCATCAAAGAGGTGCAGCTCATCGAACGACTGCGACAGGGCACCAGAATCATGCGGGTACGCCAGGAAGAGCCGACCATCCATGGGAGACCTTACGGAAGAATGTGTCACATATAGGTTCTAAGATGCAAAAGTGTTGGTTGTAAAAGATTAATTAGCATGCCACTCACGGGGCCAGTCTGATGTAACGCTGCATGGCTTTTAGCAGCTCTCTAGTGCCCCCTCGATGGAAGTGCAGGGGAGGGAGAGGATCACCCCCTCTGGTGGTCATCACCAAGAAGTTCCTGCCCAGAGAGAAGCGAGCCCTCCGGAGAGAGTACAGCTCTGAAAGGGGCAGGGAGAAGCCCCACTGACCTGCCAAAAGACATAATCGTACCTGAGCATGTAGAGTATGTAAACACAAGCGCACTTCAACTAGGGGTGAGGGAAAAACATTGATACAGCTTAGTATCGCAATATTTTCCGTGGCAATACTGTATAGATAAAGGGATGCCAAGTATCAATCTTTTATTATACTATTTGgtagaataaaaaaatgtatttcattacaGCCCACAAGATGTTAGAGCTGAATTTTTTTATGATGAGGTCATGCagtaagttaataaaataatgatggtGGCATCGCGGAAAGTTATGAGGAAAGCCCTGTCCACGTTTAAATCTGATGTAAgactaatgttttatttaatataaatttaacagtaatttactttCAAATGCCCCAATTGCTGAAATGTCCGACTTTGCACAACTTTTTTTGTACAAGTTGCATTGTTCAAAATCCCTGTAGTAGCACAGCAGTGCATACTGGTCTACATTTAATTAATGTGGACTAGATAAGACGGTAATACAAAATTTAATTTGCCAGGTGCATGAAACATTATGACAGGTTTTCAAGAAAGTGTTGGTCAGTATGTCTGCTTGACAATCCCATTTTGCATTGCAGCAATACAATTGAAGTGAGATaaagaaacatacattttatttttagtaaaaacaGATCTTTACAAAGTTTTCTTTTGGGGAAATAATTTGAAGTTGCAAAAAGGTAAGAAATTACAATACATcccaatatatttaaaataataataatattgtattgtgaTAAAAGCGTATCGTGAGGCCTCATCTGAGATGCACCAGTTTGGCGCAGTACCTGTTTCTCTGACTGGTGGATGCTCTTGCCGTCTTTCCTTCTTGACTGTACTGATGACGGCCCAGTCTGGCTCATAGCCCGGGTCAAACTTAGTTTCCTCTTCCCCTCCTTCCCCGTCCTTTCATGAAACAGAATATAAGAGAGAATAAGAGAAGAACAGATTTTTAGCAAACAGAACACCATTCAAGAATTTGGAGTTAGtaagttttttattgttttaatgtttttgtttttaacaaagctacatttatttgctcaaaaatgcCTTAAACACTAATACTGCAAAAATACTATTACAACtgtgttgtattttaatatattttaaaatgtaatttgttaatgtgagcagcagtcattattccaaacttcagtgtcacatgatccttcagaaatcattgtgatatgctgatttaatgccatttacattacatttatatttagtcatttagcagatgcctttatccaaagcaacttacaaataaggacatCAGAAGcactcaaaaccaacaaaagagcagtaACAGGTTACTACTATGACCCAGTAAGGCTAATGCAGTACATGTAGctaggatttttttaaatgataaataaaagaaaacaagaagatagaatagaaaacaaataGAGCATGCTCATGTTAAAGgatcttttttatataaagtaaaaaaatgaataaatagcaAAAGAATACAGAATGCTGTTagagggtaatttttttttaataagaagaaCACAAGTAGTTAGaattaaaaaagaatagagaGTGGAAGTGTTCGAGGGGCaggtattttttaataaataaaaagtaaacacgtggataaaatagaaatagaatagagagtgctagtgCTGAAGGGTCATGTGTAGATGAAAGAGGTGTGACATCggctgctcagattgagttgggcaggtcatgaCTTGCCAAAGTATTTTTATAGAGATGTATGGTTTTATTGTATGTGTGCAAATATCTTCAGTAGGACAACACTGTATAATTTCCATTAATTTAAACGACCTTTATTTCCATGACTTTACAAATTCCccaaaaaacagtttttacattGAGCACGTTaaattcaatattgattttaaagGAGCATGAGACAAGTGAAGTTTGAAGTGTCCCATCCTCTACTCAAGTCTTTCTCTTACCAACCTTTCTGGTGTAGAAGACAGCAGGAGCATTTCTCACATCCTCTTCGACCGGGCTCCACTCCAGCGCCGGCTCTCCACCCTGGAAGAGTTTCAGTGTCATTTTTTAAATGGTGTTAACAGACAGAACAAACATTTACTGACATATAACTTGATTAATAATACAGAAGCACATCAAAGTGTTTAATAATGGCATATGTTAATCCCGATAGTGTTTTGATCATACCCGCTCAACTATCCGGATGAAGCCGGGGATTGTGGTGTCCTGATTGCTTCTTTTGGCATTGGTGTGGAGGTAAACACCCTCCTTCTCAAAGATCAGCTGATCAATGACATAATACATCACACTTTTACAACAGGACCATATGTCAGCCAAAACTACAGAGGAATACTTTGAAACAAGCGGCCAATATATACGATCATCCTTAAGTTTTGATCATGTCAACAGCATTAAACAGATTGTAATTAATTTAAACGTTagctttttaattagttttttctaataacaaaacagtaaaaatatcaGTCCATCATAGAGACATGACAGTGACTAAACCTTCTGGCTTGAACGACATGTCAGCAGTCATCAGCCTGGGCTATCGCTAACTAGCTTCAGCTAGGGAAAAACGGTCTTTTCCTGAGATGTTAAATGCGTaaaaaggtaaaaatgtatatatggcTTTGTATGATGTCATGTCAAATATGACATCGTCGATCAAAACTTAAGGTTACTGACAAACAATATCGCTACTCACCTTGTAACTCTCTGGCTTCGCCTCCATTCCTCCTGCTGCGCTCGCTCGCGTAGTTTGACCAAAACAATCACACTTCCGGTTTTTTCCTGGATGACACCGCCCACCCCGtcgcagcagccaatcagaaactGATAAAGCATGACGTTGtctttattgtgttgtttttgaagATGGTAATGAGTATGATGTTATTAGCATATATTTGTTGATTTTTACATACTATAATGGTAATACAAaggtaatacaaataataaaaaaatagattatttgtaaaaataaaaaaataaaaaaggcctcgtatttgtttgttttttctgaacGATACCTCTGCACATGTATTGTGTACAAGAGTGCGTCCACTCTTATGTTGCCATGTCCGCTTATTTCGCGTATATTGTTTTTGAGATTTGGCTCTCAGATGAATAAGATTAGTCCCTGTGTTGTATCTTGTACTGAATTTTAGATAGAGGTTTTTGGGATATAACGACTTTccccaagtgttttttttttatttaatttgcttttCCTGCCCCATGgtgcacaaatgtgtgtgtgtgtgtgtgtgtgtgtgtgtgtgtgtgtgtgtgtgtgcacagctgAGAAATGTATTCACTTATTGTTACTATATTCGAGCAGGCTGGATACATTACATATTTTGTAAGTGTTATCGCTGTAAATTGCATTTTAGTATTGGTTAAGCCATAGGTTTTTAATATGGCTCATTTTCACCACTGGGTTCTGTGGAAAAACAGTGTAAAAATgcatctataataataataataataataataataataataataataataataatagacataaaattaaataatttgaatatatcaTAATGGTACAGTACTAGTGAGTAGAAAAttgtaaagtttaaaaaaattctaacatttaaaatattggtACAATATTAATTTTTCCCAGTATAAATTTGGTCTTTATATTTGAAGTAtggaaaatatatacagtatatgcctTTTATATTTTAGGATGGGGTCCCTCACACAAGGATGGTTATATTTGGGGCCCAAGGTGTCAAAAACAATTAAGACCCCTGGGTAAATctaagttttgtgtgtgtgtgtgttttaatcaaCCAACAGAaaggatgaagaaaaaaaaaggtcgcTTATTTATGGAGCAAaaagtctcaataaagataaattcacacactacattcacatatgagACTCTTTTGGCTGCATACTTATTTAGTGCTTGTTTTTCAGACCATTTGCGTGTTTCTTCTGcgcaatctggcaacactggtcTGCTCCTGCTGTAAACAGCGCTGTGCTGAGTGGAGTCTAGGGGAGAGACAGGCACGGGTAAAAAAGCTCCTTACAAAGAGGGTTTAATAAAGTTTAGAAGTAAAGGACGATTGTGACAGAGCCGGGAGAATATAACGAGGGTAAGTCAGTCACTTGCTTTTCTTTTCTCGAATCATCCCGATGCATTTTTAATtgtgcaaaaatattaaatggattttagcTGCACTGCTAACGCTGGAGCGCACTGGCCTGTGTATTTCACTTGGCCACTCTCCAATGAACTGATCAACAAGCTTTAAAGCAGTTAATGtcgtaatgcaaataaatacccCGCTGTTTAGCTGTTGATTTTGCCAACTGCATATTAAACTGACAGTGACAAATGCAGTAGAAATCATGGCTGGCTGTTCTTCATGTTGTCCCGAAAATGCGAGAAACGGACAGATTCGCTGCATGCAAGTAACACAACAGGCCTCGACAATGATTTTTACCGTTTCACAAAGCCTGGTCGGTTCTCATTTAAACCAGTACGTCCCAAACAAACGTGTACGTGTGCTACACGTGCAAGGGGAATGGAGGCGTAACTTACTCATCAAAGTGAGCTGGGGGGGTTGTTGATTTTTCAAACAAACTGGTTTTTAAGCTTTTCTACAGTTCCAAATGtcaccatggaccacaaaaccagtcatgaggTCAGTTATTATTAATTGAGTttaatacatcatctgaaagctgaataattacGTTTGTTAATATTTGgtcgagatgcaactatttgaaaatctgagggtgcaaaaaaaaatgcctttaaaaGTATACAAATCAAGTTCTTAGATTATTCATTTTACtaataatttaagtttttatatatttacagttgggaatttacaaaatatcttgatgGAGC is from Carassius auratus strain Wakin chromosome 28, ASM336829v1, whole genome shotgun sequence and encodes:
- the LOC113047029 gene encoding TBC1 domain family member 17-like — translated: MEAKPESYKLIFEKEGVYLHTNAKRSNQDTTIPGFIRIVERGGEPALEWSPVEEDVRNAPAVFYTRKDGEGGEEETKFDPGYEPDWAVISTVKKERRQEHPPVRETGQWGFSLPLSELYSLRRARFSLGRNFLVMTTRGGDPLPPLHFHRGGTRELLKAMQRYIRLAPSPMDGRLFLAYPHDSGALSQSFDELHLFDDTSADLVSRFIQDPYATTFGGFSKVTNFFRGALRHPESPLGNRSPQDAHFPHSADEEPGFELITCGAELGPRPEVKRGKPLDNWDRFLDPEGRVTDPQKVKKLVFRGGIVPSLRKEVWKFLLGFYPWDSTTKEREDILRVKTDEYFRMKVQWKSVSEDQEMRNSLFRGYRSLIERDVNRTDRHNSFFSGNDNPGLTLLHDVLMTYCMFNFDLGYVQGMSDLLAPLLFVTQNEVESFWCLTGFMDLVHQNFEESQEAMKQQLLQLSLLLRALDPELCDYLDSQDSGSLCFCFRWLLIWFKREFSFEDILSLWEVLWTRLPCENFHLLMACSILESQKGELIGSNHDFNSILKHINELTMKLDLQSVLCGAEAIYLQLTNCKELSLKVQEALGLHVPSSSSEESPNSEPTETHTLLTQSEARGASSCQPFNGQTPTRP